In one Geoglobus acetivorans genomic region, the following are encoded:
- a CDS encoding acetate--CoA ligase family protein — MKYIPEHEAKEILENCGIKSSKTIFCESEDEAVRAAKQIGFPVVMKVASRKIVHKSDAGGVILGIESEDEVRRAFRKLIAIEDAEGVTVQETLAGIELIVGGGENEHFGSYVMFGLGGVFAEVLRDVSYRLAPLSRKDAEEMIREIRGYRLLEGYRGFRADVDSIVELLVNVSRLVEDENILELDLNPVFASESGCYVADARMVVGEGRDFSYSLEEIGFLFNPRSVAVIGASRHVGKPGYNIVWNMKQHEFTGKIYPVNPNAKEILGYKCYPSVLDIPDNVDVAIIGVPARMVPKVMRECAEKGIKGVVIVSSGFSEESEEGKELEREVLEIARSAGIRIFGPNTTGVLNTDNGFITTFALLPVVRAGRIGVIAQTGLFLGVMMEMVVSNHPSIGFSKVIGMGNKADVEDYEVLNYLLSDEKTDVVGMYIEGLRNGRAFFDVARNADKPVVVFKSGRTEYGKKAALSHTASMTGDDDIFNAAVKQANMVRVYSFDELFNVSKALSLQPLPKGKNVAVVHYTGSGCVQAADTVYLNNLNLAKLGEKTVRKIRRVTPEWHQVNNPVDIWPMVEYHGSHNAYNAVIEALMTDQNVDSLIVAIFASGFGSLGENYRPDFKWVKSYGKPVYFVIEGRRDMVFELKNEYEINGIPVYPNAITAVEVLGKVTRYALRRSSLH, encoded by the coding sequence GTGAAATACATTCCTGAGCATGAAGCAAAGGAAATTCTGGAGAATTGCGGTATTAAAAGCTCGAAAACGATCTTCTGCGAGAGTGAAGATGAGGCGGTCAGGGCAGCAAAGCAGATAGGCTTTCCTGTCGTGATGAAGGTCGCCTCCAGAAAAATCGTTCACAAAAGCGATGCTGGAGGTGTTATTCTCGGAATTGAAAGCGAGGATGAGGTGAGAAGGGCCTTCAGAAAGCTGATTGCCATTGAGGATGCAGAAGGGGTGACGGTTCAGGAGACTCTGGCCGGGATTGAGCTTATTGTTGGTGGCGGGGAGAACGAGCATTTTGGAAGTTACGTGATGTTCGGACTTGGAGGAGTTTTTGCGGAGGTTTTGAGAGACGTCTCCTACCGGCTTGCACCGCTGAGCAGAAAAGATGCGGAGGAGATGATCCGGGAGATAAGAGGATACAGGCTGCTTGAGGGTTACAGGGGCTTCAGAGCAGACGTGGACTCAATTGTCGAGCTTCTTGTGAACGTAAGCCGGCTCGTGGAGGATGAGAACATACTTGAGCTTGACCTGAACCCAGTTTTTGCCAGCGAAAGCGGTTGCTACGTGGCAGATGCGAGGATGGTCGTTGGTGAGGGAAGGGACTTTTCCTACTCTCTGGAGGAAATAGGATTTCTTTTCAACCCGAGAAGCGTTGCGGTAATCGGTGCATCGAGGCACGTTGGAAAGCCCGGATACAACATTGTGTGGAACATGAAGCAGCACGAATTCACTGGAAAGATATACCCCGTTAACCCCAATGCAAAGGAGATTCTGGGCTATAAATGCTATCCTTCTGTGCTCGACATCCCCGATAACGTGGATGTTGCCATAATTGGCGTTCCTGCAAGGATGGTTCCCAAGGTAATGCGGGAATGTGCTGAAAAGGGTATCAAGGGCGTGGTAATCGTAAGTTCTGGATTCAGCGAGGAGAGTGAAGAGGGGAAGGAGCTTGAAAGAGAGGTCCTCGAGATTGCAAGAAGTGCCGGAATAAGGATCTTCGGTCCAAACACCACTGGAGTCCTCAACACGGACAACGGGTTCATAACGACGTTTGCTCTTCTTCCCGTGGTCAGGGCAGGGAGGATTGGAGTTATTGCCCAGACAGGACTCTTCCTCGGGGTAATGATGGAAATGGTCGTCTCCAACCATCCCAGCATAGGCTTCAGCAAGGTCATCGGCATGGGGAACAAGGCAGATGTTGAGGACTACGAGGTTCTGAATTACCTTCTCTCCGATGAGAAAACGGACGTTGTCGGGATGTACATAGAGGGTTTGAGGAACGGAAGGGCTTTTTTTGATGTTGCAAGGAATGCAGACAAGCCGGTGGTGGTTTTCAAGAGTGGAAGGACTGAGTACGGGAAAAAAGCCGCTCTCAGCCATACAGCATCCATGACAGGAGATGATGATATCTTCAATGCCGCTGTAAAGCAGGCAAATATGGTTAGAGTATACAGCTTCGACGAACTATTCAACGTTTCTAAGGCCCTGTCCCTGCAACCTCTACCAAAGGGTAAAAACGTGGCTGTCGTACATTACACCGGCTCTGGATGCGTCCAGGCTGCTGATACCGTGTATCTGAACAACCTGAACCTCGCAAAGCTTGGAGAGAAGACTGTCAGAAAGATAAGGCGGGTAACCCCTGAGTGGCATCAGGTGAACAACCCTGTCGACATCTGGCCCATGGTCGAGTATCATGGCTCGCACAACGCGTACAATGCTGTGATCGAGGCTCTGATGACTGATCAAAACGTTGATTCGCTGATCGTTGCAATATTTGCCAGCGGTTTTGGAAGTCTTGGAGAGAACTATCGGCCCGACTTCAAGTGGGTAAAATCCTACGGGAAGCCGGTTTACTTTGTTATTGAGGGCAGGAGAGACATGGTGTTTGAGCTGAAAAACGAATACGAGATCAACGGAATTCCTGTATATCCAAACGCCATCACCGCTGTAGAGGTTCTCGGTAAGGTTACACGGTATGCTCTTAGGAGATCATCTCTCCATTGA
- a CDS encoding HTH domain-containing protein, with amino-acid sequence MENEICKSEIEDPVNKRILEGLLRNQTLDEIAEELNVAVRTVQNRIKQLEKRGCIVEKKKGVWEVNYRRIGLDTIAVVLLSVKNSRDDLVKLIEHLKRLDYVENVFEIIGGEFDLCVIVRFRGLEEAMKENDLFIRWMNRNGILVDDFKAYISGKTHKDHRRSII; translated from the coding sequence ATGGAAAATGAAATCTGTAAATCGGAAATTGAGGATCCAGTTAATAAAAGAATTCTTGAAGGTCTGCTGAGGAATCAGACGCTGGATGAAATCGCTGAAGAGCTGAACGTGGCTGTGAGAACAGTCCAGAACAGGATCAAACAGCTTGAAAAGAGGGGCTGCATAGTGGAGAAGAAAAAGGGCGTGTGGGAAGTGAATTACAGAAGGATAGGGCTTGACACGATTGCGGTGGTTCTTCTCTCTGTTAAAAATTCGAGAGATGACCTGGTTAAGCTGATTGAGCATTTGAAGCGTCTGGATTACGTGGAGAATGTGTTTGAAATCATTGGCGGCGAGTTCGATCTGTGTGTGATTGTAAGATTCAGGGGGCTTGAGGAAGCGATGAAAGAAAACGATCTGTTTATAAGGTGGATGAACAGAAATGGAATTCTCGTTGACGACTTTAAAGCGTACATCAGCGGTAAGACTCACAAAGATCACAGGAGAAGCATTATCTGA
- a CDS encoding 3-hydroxyacyl-CoA dehydrogenase/enoyl-CoA hydratase family protein has protein sequence MIDGVKTVLVVGAGTMGHGIAEVCAISGYRVILVDVSEQALQKATEKIEWSLKKLEKKAKINENEVMGRIQTSTDLAESAKGADLAIEAVVERTDIKKEIFSTLDENCRDDVILATNTSTIPIGEIASATKRPDKVIGLHFFNPPTLIRLIEIVRGDESSAETVEFAREFSKSIGMDYVVVKDVPGFLVNRINARVFTQAVRLLESGFTAEQIDACVKYRLGMPMGVFEVIDFSGVDVLYNVLRELSNRGFDITIPAILEKMVSENRLGMKTGEGFYKYSGFYGRAEIPKSRAYDVNPLMIIAPAVNEACWIIRNRVASKEDVEKAMKLGMGYRKGILEIADIYGIDKVAEVLKGISITPDPLLEKMVADNKTGKKSGEGFFRWSHERRAFGPVEYEKRDSYAVIRMKRIDKLNALNEEMWTGIRDALIYAERDREVKAVIITGEGRAFSAGDDIAVMKSWKGIVDGQKFFEKVAGPLIYTLVEYEKPVISLVNGLAFGGGMELNLLMDVVISGRKARFALPEGLIGAFPPIASSVGFFMNRGITRYCITGEEFDAEEAFRLGLVDIVVDDAQLELAGIELAESISEVAPLSLKAVKKIKNTVFQICRNSLESAVRELIILSATEDFKEGMKSFAEKRKPVWRGK, from the coding sequence ATGATAGATGGTGTTAAAACGGTTCTTGTTGTTGGAGCAGGGACCATGGGCCACGGAATAGCAGAGGTGTGTGCAATCTCAGGCTACAGGGTCATTCTTGTGGATGTGAGCGAGCAGGCACTTCAGAAGGCGACTGAAAAAATAGAATGGAGCCTGAAAAAACTGGAAAAGAAGGCAAAAATCAATGAAAACGAAGTTATGGGCAGAATACAGACATCCACAGACCTTGCGGAATCTGCAAAAGGTGCAGACCTGGCCATAGAGGCGGTTGTTGAGAGAACGGACATAAAGAAAGAGATATTCAGCACCCTCGATGAAAACTGCAGGGATGATGTTATTCTCGCAACAAACACATCCACAATTCCGATCGGAGAGATAGCCTCAGCAACGAAAAGACCAGATAAGGTTATTGGACTGCATTTCTTCAATCCTCCAACGCTCATAAGGTTGATTGAAATAGTCAGGGGTGATGAAAGCTCCGCTGAAACCGTTGAATTTGCCAGAGAGTTTTCAAAATCAATTGGGATGGATTATGTGGTTGTAAAAGATGTACCAGGATTCCTGGTTAACAGAATAAACGCGAGGGTGTTCACACAGGCCGTAAGGCTCCTCGAATCAGGGTTCACCGCCGAACAGATTGATGCGTGTGTCAAATACAGGCTGGGCATGCCGATGGGTGTATTTGAGGTGATTGATTTCAGCGGTGTGGATGTGCTTTACAACGTTCTGAGAGAGCTTTCAAACAGAGGATTCGACATCACAATTCCTGCTATTCTCGAAAAAATGGTCTCGGAAAACAGGCTCGGAATGAAAACCGGAGAGGGATTCTACAAATATTCGGGATTCTACGGAAGGGCTGAAATACCAAAGAGCAGGGCATACGACGTCAATCCCCTCATGATTATTGCTCCCGCAGTAAACGAGGCCTGCTGGATTATAAGAAACAGGGTTGCAAGTAAAGAAGATGTCGAAAAGGCCATGAAACTCGGAATGGGATACAGAAAGGGGATACTCGAAATAGCAGACATCTACGGAATAGATAAAGTTGCTGAGGTTCTGAAAGGGATTTCAATTACTCCAGACCCGCTGCTCGAGAAGATGGTTGCGGATAATAAAACCGGGAAGAAATCAGGAGAGGGATTCTTCAGGTGGAGCCATGAAAGAAGGGCCTTTGGCCCTGTTGAATACGAGAAGAGAGACTCCTATGCAGTCATCAGAATGAAGAGAATTGACAAGCTCAATGCCCTGAATGAAGAAATGTGGACCGGAATCAGAGACGCCCTGATTTACGCTGAGAGAGACAGAGAGGTTAAAGCCGTCATTATCACCGGAGAGGGAAGAGCTTTCTCGGCCGGAGATGATATTGCAGTGATGAAATCATGGAAGGGTATCGTTGATGGCCAGAAGTTCTTTGAAAAAGTTGCTGGACCGCTCATTTATACCCTCGTGGAATACGAAAAGCCGGTGATATCTCTCGTCAACGGTCTCGCCTTTGGAGGGGGGATGGAGCTGAACCTCCTCATGGATGTTGTGATCTCTGGCAGAAAAGCAAGGTTTGCCCTTCCCGAAGGACTCATAGGTGCTTTCCCCCCAATAGCTTCTTCCGTAGGATTCTTCATGAACAGAGGGATTACCAGGTACTGCATCACGGGTGAAGAATTCGATGCTGAAGAGGCTTTCAGACTTGGTCTTGTGGATATCGTTGTTGATGACGCCCAGCTTGAGCTTGCGGGAATTGAGCTGGCAGAGAGCATCTCCGAGGTTGCACCACTGTCGCTCAAGGCTGTAAAGAAAATAAAGAACACTGTTTTCCAGATCTGCAGAAATTCACTCGAAAGCGCTGTCAGAGAGCTGATAATACTCTCAGCAACTGAGGACTTCAAGGAGGGTATGAAATCCTTTGCAGAGAAGAGGAAGCCAGTGTGGAGGGGGAAGTGA
- a CDS encoding acyl-CoA dehydrogenase family protein, whose product MNFELSEDHRMIQQAVREFAEKEIMPYGRELDEKGEYPFHLFRKAAKLGFIGIDLPEEYGGQGLDYTSNVVICIELARADSNAGSAIASSTLGCPMLKYFGSEEQREKYLSRVPKGETTSGIAITEPDAGSDAAKIKTRAEKTENGWKINGNKVFITNGSISDWIILLARTAGEGYRGISAFVVETSAEGYEAKPIKKMGLSCHDTAEISLKNVVVPEENLVGRENNGFYQLMRFFNESRIMIGAIQLGMAIGAYERALEYAKERKSFGKPLIEHQAIAFKLADMYKDIEAAKLLVFKAAWLVDNGKADPALSSAAKLFASEVAVKVTYEAVQIFGGYGFSKEYDVERYYRDARVGTIYEGTSEIQRLIISRSLAGKL is encoded by the coding sequence ATGAACTTTGAGTTAAGTGAAGACCACAGAATGATTCAGCAGGCGGTGAGAGAGTTCGCCGAAAAGGAGATAATGCCCTACGGAAGAGAACTGGACGAGAAGGGTGAATATCCATTCCATCTTTTCAGAAAGGCTGCAAAACTCGGGTTCATCGGCATTGACCTGCCAGAGGAGTACGGCGGACAGGGGCTCGACTACACATCAAACGTGGTTATCTGCATAGAGCTTGCAAGAGCTGACAGCAATGCGGGCAGTGCCATAGCATCATCGACTCTCGGATGTCCAATGCTGAAGTATTTTGGAAGCGAGGAGCAGAGGGAGAAATACCTCTCAAGGGTTCCAAAAGGGGAGACCACGTCAGGAATTGCAATAACAGAACCCGATGCGGGGAGTGATGCGGCCAAAATAAAAACAAGGGCCGAAAAAACCGAAAACGGCTGGAAGATAAACGGTAACAAGGTGTTTATAACAAACGGAAGCATTTCAGACTGGATAATTCTGCTCGCAAGGACTGCTGGAGAGGGTTACAGAGGGATATCAGCATTCGTCGTCGAAACGTCAGCAGAGGGATATGAAGCAAAGCCTATAAAGAAGATGGGGCTCAGCTGCCATGATACTGCCGAAATAAGCCTGAAAAATGTTGTTGTGCCTGAAGAAAATCTCGTAGGCAGGGAAAACAATGGTTTTTACCAGCTGATGAGGTTCTTCAACGAGAGCAGAATTATGATAGGGGCAATTCAGCTCGGCATGGCCATCGGGGCATACGAAAGAGCACTTGAGTATGCGAAGGAAAGGAAGAGCTTTGGAAAACCCCTGATAGAGCATCAGGCCATAGCCTTCAAGCTTGCCGACATGTATAAAGACATAGAGGCGGCGAAGCTTCTTGTCTTCAAGGCGGCATGGCTTGTCGATAACGGTAAGGCTGATCCGGCCTTAAGCTCTGCAGCAAAGCTGTTTGCGAGTGAGGTTGCAGTAAAGGTTACCTACGAGGCCGTGCAGATCTTTGGAGGATACGGGTTCAGCAAGGAGTATGATGTTGAGAGATATTACAGGGATGCGAGGGTTGGAACGATTTATGAGGGGACGAGCGAAATTCAGAGGCTGATAATATCGAGATCTCTGGCAGGAAAGCTGTGA
- a CDS encoding long-chain fatty acid--CoA ligase, translating into MRFVKGFPATTMEEYQLNVINVLKYAAKYFEDREIASRLHNGEVFRYSYGEAYRRVRKLADSLEKLGINPGDRVGVLSWNTHRFYELFFAIPGMGAVLLEMNLRLHPKEIVYVANHSGAKVIFVDETLIKLAEGIAPHIKAEKYIIMADGDLPETSLENVYSYEELVRNGDENYEFPVVDEHSAATACYTSGTTGNPKGVYYSNRAMVLHSLAEIHALGLRPDDVYMQLVPMFHANGWGLFYPATIAGAKLVFPGRYAVDNLGPVLELMQSERVTVTAGAPAIFLPMLKYLDSLEDPPRFNLRAWSGATEPPLAMMKGLLKYGIEVIHAYGATETSPLVCYNFIKPGLEDMSEDELWDMKRKQGIPVFGVEVAIADENGNFLPWDGKSIGELYIRGHWITGEYYKDPRTFDSFAEDGFLKWWKSGDAATIDEHGYIKIVDRFKDLIKSGGEWISSVDLENFLVAHPAVFEACVVGIPHPRWEERPLAFVVLKEEYRGKVSREELFEHLSQRFAKWQLPDEILFVDEIPKTSVGKASKRTLREKYREFYTK; encoded by the coding sequence ATGAGATTCGTTAAGGGATTTCCCGCAACAACAATGGAGGAATACCAGCTGAACGTAATAAACGTGCTGAAGTATGCGGCAAAGTATTTTGAAGATAGAGAGATAGCATCGAGGCTCCACAACGGAGAAGTGTTCAGATACAGCTACGGTGAAGCTTACAGAAGAGTCAGAAAGCTTGCAGATTCTCTCGAAAAGCTCGGAATAAATCCGGGAGATAGGGTGGGTGTGCTGAGCTGGAACACCCACAGATTCTACGAGCTGTTCTTTGCAATTCCCGGAATGGGGGCGGTTTTGCTGGAGATGAACCTCAGGCTCCATCCAAAAGAGATAGTTTATGTTGCAAACCACAGTGGAGCAAAGGTAATTTTCGTGGATGAAACCCTGATCAAGCTTGCCGAGGGTATAGCTCCGCACATCAAAGCCGAGAAGTACATCATAATGGCCGACGGGGATCTTCCCGAGACCAGTCTCGAGAATGTTTACAGCTATGAAGAGCTCGTAAGGAATGGAGACGAAAATTACGAGTTTCCGGTTGTCGATGAGCATTCCGCAGCAACTGCCTGCTACACATCCGGAACGACTGGAAATCCGAAGGGGGTTTACTATTCAAATCGAGCAATGGTTCTGCACTCCCTCGCAGAAATACACGCTCTCGGTCTGAGGCCGGATGACGTTTACATGCAGCTCGTGCCCATGTTCCATGCAAACGGATGGGGGCTGTTCTATCCTGCCACGATAGCGGGAGCGAAGCTCGTTTTCCCGGGAAGGTATGCTGTGGATAATCTCGGGCCAGTTCTGGAGCTCATGCAGAGTGAGAGAGTAACGGTAACGGCCGGAGCGCCCGCCATCTTTCTGCCAATGCTGAAATACCTGGACAGTCTCGAAGATCCTCCCAGGTTCAACCTGAGAGCCTGGAGCGGCGCAACAGAACCGCCACTGGCCATGATGAAGGGGCTGCTCAAATACGGAATAGAGGTAATTCATGCATACGGTGCAACAGAAACATCTCCTCTCGTATGCTACAATTTCATAAAACCCGGGCTGGAGGATATGAGCGAGGACGAGCTCTGGGACATGAAAAGGAAACAGGGCATCCCTGTTTTCGGTGTCGAGGTCGCCATAGCAGACGAAAACGGAAACTTCCTCCCGTGGGATGGAAAAAGCATAGGGGAGCTGTACATCAGGGGGCACTGGATAACGGGCGAGTACTACAAAGACCCGAGAACATTCGACTCATTCGCAGAGGATGGCTTCCTGAAGTGGTGGAAGAGCGGGGATGCTGCCACGATAGACGAACACGGATACATAAAGATAGTGGACAGGTTTAAAGACCTTATCAAAAGCGGAGGAGAGTGGATAAGCAGTGTGGACCTCGAAAACTTCCTTGTTGCCCATCCCGCCGTTTTTGAAGCGTGTGTTGTGGGCATACCGCATCCAAGGTGGGAGGAAAGACCGCTGGCATTTGTCGTCCTGAAAGAGGAGTACAGGGGAAAGGTCAGCAGGGAAGAGCTGTTTGAACATTTAAGCCAGAGGTTTGCAAAATGGCAGCTGCCAGACGAGATACTGTTTGTGGATGAAATACCGAAAACCAGCGTGGGTAAAGCGAGTAAAAGGACTCTCAGAGAAAAATACAGGGAGTTTTACACAAAATAA
- a CDS encoding rhodanese-like domain-containing protein encodes MRKTKYILAATLVLFALAVSVIPGCVQKDDRVLKRVSVDEAYKLIQENRGNPDFIIIDVRTPQEYAQMHIEGAINIDFYSPKFRDELSGLDRSKTYLIYCRTGHRSGEAMNIMDELGFEKVYEMEGGIMQWMAKGYPVVK; translated from the coding sequence ATGAGAAAAACAAAGTATATTCTGGCAGCAACCCTTGTTCTCTTTGCTCTTGCAGTATCAGTTATCCCCGGATGCGTGCAGAAGGATGACAGGGTTCTTAAAAGAGTCTCTGTGGATGAGGCTTACAAACTGATTCAGGAGAACAGAGGTAATCCGGATTTCATAATTATTGATGTTCGGACTCCACAGGAATATGCTCAGATGCACATTGAGGGGGCGATCAACATCGATTTTTACTCTCCCAAGTTCAGGGACGAACTCAGCGGACTTGACAGGTCCAAGACGTATCTTATTTACTGCAGAACGGGACACCGGTCTGGTGAGGCTATGAATATAATGGACGAGCTGGGCTTTGAGAAAGTTTACGAAATGGAAGGGGGGATTATGCAGTGGATGGCAAAGGGATACCCTGTGGTAAAATAA
- a CDS encoding amidohydrolase — protein sequence MYSIAINNGLCFINGKFIRASIGIEGNKIARVSKEELKGEIEFDACRNIIIPAFFNAHTHAAMTLLRGIAEDMELNTWLKNVWRLERLLTPEDIYWGTMLAIVEMMKSGIAGFSDLYIHMDEVAKAAGEAGLRAVLCYGMADRGDEEKARRELDIGEKFISDWDGAFDGRIKAIYGPHAPYTCTPEFLRTVKERADRLETTIHIHVSETQWEIEEIKKRYGTTPVRLLEKIGFLDDNVIIAHGVWLDDEELEILKKRGVSVVYNPVSNMKLSSGIARVRDMLDTGITVALGTDGAASNNSYNFFQEMKFASLLQKIKYMRADAVKAEDVLRMATENGYAAYGIRGGRIEEGYLADIAVLSKSQHLYPLYNPTYGLVYSASGEEVQHLIVSGEIIMEDRVILTVDEEKIFDKVEGLKEKFTS from the coding sequence ATGTACTCAATCGCGATAAACAACGGACTCTGCTTCATCAATGGAAAATTCATCAGAGCTTCTATAGGGATAGAGGGGAATAAAATAGCAAGAGTATCCAAGGAAGAGCTGAAAGGAGAAATCGAATTTGATGCATGCAGGAACATAATCATTCCTGCATTCTTCAACGCCCACACCCACGCTGCAATGACTCTGCTGAGGGGAATAGCAGAGGACATGGAACTGAACACCTGGCTTAAAAACGTCTGGAGGCTTGAGCGGCTTCTCACTCCAGAGGACATCTACTGGGGCACGATGCTTGCGATTGTTGAGATGATGAAAAGCGGGATCGCTGGCTTCAGCGACCTTTACATCCACATGGACGAGGTTGCAAAAGCGGCTGGAGAAGCAGGCCTCAGAGCTGTGCTCTGTTACGGAATGGCGGACAGGGGGGATGAAGAGAAAGCGAGAAGAGAACTCGATATCGGTGAGAAGTTCATATCGGACTGGGACGGAGCGTTCGATGGCAGGATAAAAGCAATTTACGGCCCCCATGCACCCTATACATGCACGCCTGAATTTCTGAGAACGGTGAAGGAAAGGGCAGACAGGCTGGAAACCACGATTCACATCCACGTTTCAGAGACACAGTGGGAAATTGAAGAGATAAAGAAGCGGTACGGGACCACACCGGTCAGATTGCTCGAAAAGATTGGTTTTCTCGATGATAACGTCATCATAGCCCATGGTGTGTGGCTCGACGATGAGGAGCTTGAAATTCTCAAAAAGAGGGGCGTGAGTGTGGTTTACAACCCGGTGAGCAACATGAAGCTATCATCGGGAATCGCGAGGGTCAGAGACATGCTCGACACCGGCATCACCGTTGCCCTCGGCACAGATGGGGCGGCGAGCAACAACTCCTACAACTTTTTCCAGGAGATGAAGTTCGCATCACTCCTCCAGAAAATAAAGTACATGAGGGCTGATGCGGTTAAGGCAGAGGATGTCCTCAGAATGGCCACTGAAAACGGATATGCTGCATACGGAATCAGGGGAGGAAGAATCGAGGAGGGTTATCTCGCAGACATCGCAGTTTTATCAAAATCCCAGCACCTGTATCCGCTCTACAACCCTACATACGGCCTCGTGTACTCTGCAAGCGGCGAGGAGGTGCAGCATCTAATCGTCAGCGGCGAGATCATCATGGAGGACAGGGTGATTCTGACCGTGGATGAGGAAAAAATTTTTGATAAGGTGGAAGGGCTGAAGGAAAAATTCACTTCCTGA
- a CDS encoding indolepyruvate oxidoreductase subunit beta, with product MMKVNILIVGVGGQGVLTTSGILARAAMEEGLNVVSAETHGMAQRGGSVEVHLRIGDVRSPLIPYGHADFIASLEPVEILRYGHYMGDNTVAVVNTRPISPPSVSTGVAKYPELEEIADRIRPHLGELYTVNASEIAERLAGTIQATNVVMAGILIGLGIPLKLNSVEKALGEVLPEKMVEANIKALREGFQLGEKLRK from the coding sequence ATGATGAAGGTAAACATTCTCATAGTCGGGGTTGGCGGTCAGGGCGTTCTGACAACATCTGGCATTCTGGCAAGAGCTGCGATGGAAGAAGGGTTGAATGTAGTTTCTGCAGAGACGCATGGAATGGCTCAGAGAGGAGGGAGTGTGGAGGTACATCTCAGGATAGGAGATGTGAGATCTCCTCTCATTCCATACGGGCATGCGGACTTCATAGCATCTCTTGAGCCGGTTGAAATACTGAGGTACGGCCATTACATGGGCGATAATACTGTTGCTGTTGTCAATACCCGGCCAATATCTCCACCGAGCGTCTCCACCGGAGTTGCGAAGTATCCGGAGCTTGAAGAGATAGCTGACAGGATAAGACCCCATCTTGGCGAGCTGTACACAGTAAACGCATCTGAAATTGCCGAAAGGCTTGCAGGAACCATTCAGGCAACGAACGTTGTTATGGCCGGAATTCTCATTGGACTGGGTATACCTCTGAAACTAAATTCGGTTGAAAAAGCACTGGGAGAGGTGCTGCCAGAAAAAATGGTTGAGGCAAATATCAAAGCTTTGAGGGAAGGTTTTCAGCTCGGTGAAAAACTCAGGAAGTGA